In Ruminiclostridium josui JCM 17888, the genomic window GAAATCTTCATGAATTTAATCGAAAAAGGTGCACATAATATCAATCTTGTAAACCCTTCACACTATACAAAGACAATTAAAGAAGCAATTCTGCCATTGAAACAGCAGGGCAGGATTAACATTCCCATAATTTACAATACAAATGGATATGATTCCCTTGAAAACCTACTGGATATGAAGGGTATAGTGGATGTGTATCTTCCAGATTTTAAGTATTTTTCAGAGAAAACGGCTATAAAATATGCGGCAGCATCGGATTATCCTGAAGTTTGCAAAAACGCAATTATCCAAATGCATAAACAGGTAGGTTCGCCGGTATTAGACTCCTATGGTATTATTAAAAAAGGACTTATTATCAGACATCTTATTTTGCCTGGACATGTTAAAGAGAGTATAAGTATTCTGGATTGGATATCTGAAAATCTTCCTCGAGATGTTTATGTATCCCTTATGAGCCAGTATACTCCTTATTATAATGCTGGAAATTTCCCTGAAATAAACAGACCTATTACAAGAAATGAATATAATAGGGCAGTTGAACACCTTTACAAGCTTGGACTAGAAGAGGGGTATGTGCAAGAACGTGAATCCTCAGACACACAGTATATTCCGGATTTCAATCTGGAAGGTGTATGAAAATTAGTAAAAAAAGATTGCAATTAAGAAAAATATGTTTTATAATTTTATTTGTCATTTCTATATTTTTCTATTTTATCTAAAAATATTTCAATCTTTATAAAAATTATTTATATGGGTGTATTCAATGCAGGACAATTATTTTCAATCTAAATATAAGTATATAAGGCAGTTAGGACATGGGGGTTGCGGAAATGTGTATCTAGCTGAAAACACAAAGCTAGGCAATTTCTGGGCTGTAAAGGAAATTCCAAAGGGCAGAGATTTCACCATCAGCGGTTATTTAGAGCCTGAGATATTGAAGAGATTAAATCACCCTGCACTACCTAGAATATGTGATGTATATGAGGATGAAGGGTGCATATATATTGTTGAGGACTATATAGAAGGAATTGGTCTCAAACAGTTTATTGATGAAAAAGGCAATGTCCATGAGAAAGAGGCAGCAGAATGGGGGATACAATTGTGCAGTGTATTGGATTATCTCCACGGTCAGAAGCCTGAGCCTATTATATATGGTGATATGAAACCTCAAAATATTATTTTGACAAAGGGAGAGACTATTAAACTCGTCGATTTTGGCATATCTTCTATGGTAACCGTATCCCAGAATAAACCTCCGGGTTTAGCAGAAACCGCTTTTATAGGAACAAAAGGTTATGCGGCTCCTGAACAGTAT contains:
- a CDS encoding radical SAM protein, which encodes MSQICSCCPRHCGVDRNNVTGFCGVPEQPKVAKAFLHMWEEPCISGTKGSGTVFFSGCNLKCVFCQNYEVSQEGYGKSVTISRLQEIFMNLIEKGAHNINLVNPSHYTKTIKEAILPLKQQGRINIPIIYNTNGYDSLENLLDMKGIVDVYLPDFKYFSEKTAIKYAAASDYPEVCKNAIIQMHKQVGSPVLDSYGIIKKGLIIRHLILPGHVKESISILDWISENLPRDVYVSLMSQYTPYYNAGNFPEINRPITRNEYNRAVEHLYKLGLEEGYVQERESSDTQYIPDFNLEGV